Within the Legionella pneumophila subsp. pneumophila str. Philadelphia 1 genome, the region GGAAATATCATCCAATGGATTAAACTCGAAAAAAAATTGGAGGCTCATAAAAGTCAAAACGATAAATTAGCTGCCAGAAATAAAGCGTTGGAAGCAGATATCAAAGAGTTAAAAAGTGGTGATCAGGCTCTTGAAGAACAAGCTCGATATGAACTCGGCATGATTAAGCAAAATGAAGTATATTATCAATTTGTCGATTAGGCTTGAAAGGAGCTAGACCGGAATCAACTCTGTATGGGATGAGGGAATTTTATCCCAAAGGCTTAATACAAACCCTCCACCACCTGAACCGGTTGGCTTAACTGCAATTGCACCATCAGCAAACAAATGATTCATATGTTGTTGCAAGCCCTCACTAACCAAACCCCATTGTAAAAAACAATCTGCGGCTTTATTTATCGCTTTTGCCAAACGGTTTAAAGCATTACTCCCCCCTTCTTCCAAAACAGCTTTTGCTTCCTGAACAGCCTCTACCATTTGCTTATCTACTTGGTGAGCAAGTTCTGGATTTTTATTCCATAAATATTCAACTTGCTGTATACAATGAGAAGTAATGCCGATTT harbors:
- the ftsB gene encoding cell division protein FtsB, with the translated sequence MRPIFIILIVALVALQHKLWLGDGNIIQWIKLEKKLEAHKSQNDKLAARNKALEADIKELKSGDQALEEQARYELGMIKQNEVYYQFVD